The Mustela nigripes isolate SB6536 chromosome 4, MUSNIG.SB6536, whole genome shotgun sequence genome includes a window with the following:
- the ZSWIM8 gene encoding zinc finger SWIM domain-containing protein 8 isoform X4 — translation MELMFAEWEDGERFSFEDSDRFEEDSLCSFISEAESLCQNWRGWRKQSAGPNSPTGGGGGGGSGGTRMRDGLVIPLVELSAKQVAFHIPFEVVEKVYPPVPEQLQLRIAFWSFPENEEDIRLYSCLANGSADEFQRGDQLFRMRAVKDPLQIGFHLSATVVPPQMVPPKGAYNVAVMFDRCRVTSCSCTCGAGAKWCTHVVALCLFRIHNASAVCLRAPVSESLSRLQRDQLQKFAQYLISELPQQILPTAQRLLDELLSSQSTAINTVCGAPDPTAGPSASDQSTWYLDESTLTDNIKKTLHKFCGPSPVVFSDVNSMYLSSTEPPAAAEWACLLRPLRGREPEGVWNLLSIVREMFKRRDSNAAPLLEILTDQCLTYEQITGWWYSVRTSASHSSASGHTGRSNGQSEVAAHACASMCDEMVTLWRLAVLDPALSPQRRRELCAQLRQWQLKVIENVKRGQHKKTLERLFPGFRPAVEACYFNWEEAYPLPGVTYSGTDRKLALCWARALPPRPGASRSGALEESRERPRPLPSEPAVRPKEPGAKRKGLGEGVPSSQRGPRRLSAEGGDKVLHKMGPGGGKAKALGGAGSGGKGSAGGGSKRRLSSEDSSLEPDLAEMSLDDSSLALGAEASTFGGFPESPPPCPPPSGSRGPSTFLPEPPDTYEEDGGVYFSEGPEPPTASAGPHGLLPGEVCTRDDLPSTDESGSGLPKTKEATTAVGEEDDDYQAYYLNAQDGAGGEEEKAEGGAGEEHDLFAGLKPLEQESRMEVLFACAEALHAHGYSSEASRLTVELAQDLLANPPDLKVEPPPAKGKKNKVSTSRQTWVATNTLTKAAFLLTVLSERPEHHNLAFRVGMFALELQRPPASTKALEVKLAYQESEVAALLKKIPLGPNEMSTMRCRAEELREGTLCDYRPVLPLMLASFIFDVLCAPVVSPTGSRPPSRNWNNEMPGDEELGFEAAVAALGMKTTVSEAEHPLLCEGTRREKGDLALALMITYKDDQAKLKKILDKLLDRESQTHKPQTLSSFYSSSRPATASQRSPSKHGGPSAPGTLQPLTSGSAGPTQPGNVAGTGPGPTEGFTEKNVPESSPHSPCEGLPSEAALTPRPEGKVPSRLALGSRGGYNGRGWGSPGRPKKKHTGMASIDSSAPETTSDSSPTLSRRPLRGGWAPTSWGRGQDSDSISSSSSDSLGSSSSSGSRRASASGGARAKTVEVGRYKGRRPESHAPHVPNQPSEAAAHFYFELAKTVLIKAGGNSSTSIFTHPSSSGGHQGPHRNLHLCAFEIGLYALGLHNFVSPNWLSRTYSSHVSWITGQAMEIGSAALTILVECWDGHLTPPEVASLADRASRARDSNMVRAAAELALSCLPHAHALNPNEIQRALVQCKEQDNLMLEKACMAVEEAAKGGGVYPEVLFEVAHQWFWLYEQTAGGSSTAREGATSCSASGIRAAGEAGRGLPEGRGGPGTEPVTVAAAAVTAAATVVPVISVGSSLYPGPGLGHGHSPGLHPYTALQPHLPCSPQYLTHPAHPAHPMPHMPRPAVFPVPSSAYPQGVHPAFLGAQYPYSVTPPSLAATAVSFPVPSMAPITVHPYHTEPGLPLPTSVALSSVHPASTFPAIQGASLPALTTQPSPLVSGGFPPPEEETHSQPVNPHSLHHLHAAYRVGMLALEMLGRRAHNDHPNNFSRSPPYTDDVKWLLGLAAKLGVNYVHQFCVGAAKGVLSPFVLQEIVMETLQRLSPAHAHNHLRAPAFHQLVQRCQQAYMQYIHHRLIHLTPADYDDFVNAIRSARSAFCLTPMGMMQFNDILQNLKRSKQTKELWQRVSLEMTTFSP, via the exons ATGGAGCTGATGTTCGCGGAATGGGAGGACGGAGAGCGCTTTTCATTCGAAGATTCGGACCGCTTTGAGGAGGATTCACTCTGTTCCTTCATCTCCGAGGCCGAGAGCCTCTGCCAGAACTGGCGGGGATGGCGCAAACAGTCCGCGGGGCCCAATTCCCCCACTGGCGGCGGTGGCGGAGGTGGCAGTGGCGGTACCAGAATGCGAG ATGGACTGGTGATCCCATTGGTGGAGCTATCAGCAAAGCAGGTGGCATTTCATATCCCATTTGAAGTGGTGGAGAAAGTTTATCCCCCAGTGCCTGAGCAGCTACAGCTCCGAATTGCTTTTTGGAGCTTCCCTGAGAATGAAGAGGATATCCG GCTGTATTCGTGCCTAGCCAATGGCAGTGCGGATGAGTTCCAGCGAGGGGACCAGCTGTTCCGCATGAGGGCTGTGAAAGACCCCCTGCAGATAG GGTTCCACCTGAGTGCTACAGTGGTGCCACCTCAGATGGTCCCCCCCAAAGGGGCCTACAACGTGGCTGTGATGTTTGACCGCTGCCGGGTCACTTCCTGCAGCTGCACCTGTGGGGCTGGGGCCAAATGGTGCACTCACGTCGTGGCACTCTGTCTCTTCCGCATCCACAAC GCTTCTGCAGTCTGCCTGCGTGCCCCGGTCTCAGAGTCCCTATCTCGGCTGCAGAGGGACCAGCTGCAAAAGTTTGCTCAGTACCTCATCAGTGAGCTCCCTCAGCAG ATCCTCCCCACAGCCCAGCGGCTTCTGGATGAACTCCTCTCTTCCCAGTCAACAGCCATCAATACCGTGTGTGGAGCCCCCG ACCCCACAGCAGGGCCGTCTGCCTCTGATCAGAGTACCTGGTATTTGGATGAATCGACACTCACCGACAACATCAAGAAGACTCTGCACAAGTTCTGTGGACCCTCGCCTGTGGTCTTCAG TGACGTGAATTCCATGTACCTGTCTTCCACGGAGCCTCCAGCTGCTGCTGAATGGGCATGTCTGCTGCGCCCTCTGAGGGGCCGCGAGCCAGAGGGGGTCTGGAACCTGCTTAGCATTGTGCGGGAGATGTTTAAACGGAGGGATAGCAATGCTGCCCCCTTGTTGGAAATCCTCACTGACCAGTGCCTCACCTACGAACAG ATAACAGGTTGGTGGTACAGCGTGCGCACCTCCGCCTCCCACAGCAGTGCCAGTGGGCACACGGGTCGTAGCAATGGGCAGTCAGAGGTCGCAGCCCACGCGTGTGCCAGCATGTGCGATGAGATGGTCACACTGTGGAGGCTTGCTGTTCTAGACCCTGCACTCAGCCCTCAGCG CCGCCGGGAACTGTGTGCACAGCTACGCCAGTGGCAGCTGAAGGTGATTGAGAACGTGAAGCGGGGGCAGCACAAAAAGACCCTGGAGCGGCTCTTCCCTGGCTTCCGGCCGGCGGTGGAGGCATGCTACTTCAACTGGGAAGAGGCCTACCCGCTTCCCGGTGTCACCTACAGTGGCACGGACCGGAAGTTGGCACTGTGCTGGGCCCGAGCCCTGCCACCTCGGCCAGGTGCCTCCCGATCTGGGGCCCTGGAGGAATCACGGGAGCGTCCCCGACCTCTTCCTTCTGAGCCAGCTGTGCGGCCCAAGGAGCCTGGGGCCAAGCGCAAGGGATTGGGTGAGGGGGTCCCCTCATCGCAGCGGGGGCCCCGCCGCCTCTCTGCTGAGGGGGGAGATAAGGTTCTGCATAAGATGGGTCCAGGTGGGGGCAAAGCCAAGGCACTGGGTGGGGCTGGCAGTGGGGGCAAGGGCTCAGCAGGCGGTGGGAGCAAGCGACGGCTGAGCAGTGAAGACAGCTCCCTGGAGCCAGATTTGGCCGAGATGAGCCTGGATGACAGCAGCCTGGCCCTGGGTGCAGAGGCCAGCACCTTTGGTGGATTCCCTGAGAGCCCtccaccctgccctcctcccagcgGCTCCCGAGGTCCTTCCACCTTCCTTCCTGAACCCCCAGATACTTACGAAGAAGATGGTGGTGTGTACTTCTCAGAAGGGCCTGAGCCTCCCACAGCCTCTGCTGGCCCCCATGGCCTGTTGCCTGGGGAGGTCTGTACTCGGGACGACCTCCCTTCCACAGATGAGAGTGGCAGTGGGCTCCCCAAAACTAAAGAGGCAACCACCGCAGTCGGAGAGGAGGATGATGACTACCAGGCATATTATCTGAATGCCCAGGATGGGGCTGGGGGCGAGGAGGAGAAGGCCGAGGGCGGGGCCGGGGAGGAGCACGACCTGTTTGCCGGGCTGAAGCCACTGGAGCAGGAGAGCCGCATGGAG GTTTTGTTTGCCTGCGCTGAGGCCCTGCATGCGCACGGCTACAGCAGTGAGGCCTCCCGCCTCACCGTGGAGCTTGCCCAGGACCTGCTAGCCAACCCACCCGACCTCAAGGTAGAGCCGCCCCCTGCCAAG GGCAAGAAGAACAAGGTGTCTACGAGCCGTCAGACCTGGGTGGCCACCAACACCCTGACCAAGGCAGCCTTCCTGTTGACAGTGCTAAGTGAGCGTCCGGAGCACCACAACCTGGCCTTCCGAGTCGGCATGTTTGCCTTGGAGCTGCAGAGGCCCCCGGCTTCTACCAAGGCCTTGGAG GTGAAGCTGGCATACCAGGAGTCTGAGGTGGCTGCCCTGCTCAAGAAGATTCCTCTGGGTCCGAATGAGATGAGTACCATGCGGTGCCGGGCAGAGGAGCTTCGGGAGGGAACGCTCTGTGACTATCGGCCCGTTTTGCCTCTCATGTTGGCCAGTTTCATCTTTGACGTTCTCTGTGCTCCAG TGGTTTCTCCCACGGGCTCCCGGCCTCCGAGTCGTAACTGGAACAACGAGATGCCTGGGGATGAGGAGTTGGGATTTGAAGCAGCAGTTGCTGCCTTAG GTATGAAGACAACAGTGAGTGAGGCAGAGCATCCCCTCCTGTGTGAAGGCACACGTCGGGAGAAGGGTGACCTGGCACTGGCACTAATGATCACTTACAAGGATGACCAAGCCAAGCTCAAAAAG ATCTTAGACAAACTCTTGGACCGAGAGAGCCAGACGCATAAGCCCCAGACACTGAGTTCGTTCTACTCATCTAGCCGCCCAGCCACAGCCAGCCAGAGGTCTCCTTCAAAGCATGGGGGCCCATCTGCCCCAGGGACCTTGCAACCGCTGACCTCGGGTTCTGCTGGGCCTACTCAGCCAGGGAATGTGGCAGGGACTGGGCCAGGCCCCACTGAGGGCTTCACAGAGAAGAATGTGCCTG AAAGTTCCCCACATTCTCCCTGTGAGGGTCTCCCATCTGAGGCAGCTTTGACCCCCAGGCCAGAAGGGAAGGTTCCCAGCCGTCTGGCACTTGGCAGTCGTGGAGGCTACAATGGACGGGGCTGGGGCTCCCCAGGGCGGCCTAAGAAGAAACACACAG GTATGGCCAGCATTGATAGCAGTGCCCCTGAAACCACATCGGATAGCTCTCCCACCTTAAGCCGGAGGCCACTTCGAGGGGGCTGGGCCCCAACCTCCTGGGGCCGAGGACAGGACAGTGACAGCATTAGCAGCTCTTCCTCGGACTCTCTGGGCTCCTCGTCCTCCAGTGGAAGCCGCCGGGCCAGTGCCAGTGGAGGGGCCCGGGCGAAGACCGTTGAAGTTGGCAG GTACAAGGGCCGCCGTCCCGAGAGTCATGCCCCTCATGTACCCAATCAGCCATCAGAGGCAGCTGCACACTTCTACTTCGAGTTGGCGAAGACGGTGCTGATCAAGGCAGGGGGCAACAGCAGCACTTCCATTTTCACACATCCATCTTCCTCAGGGGGCCACCAGGGTCCTCACCGCAACCTGCACCTTTGCGCCTTCGAGATTGGGCTTTATGCCCTTGGCCTGCACAACTTTGTTTCTCCCAACTGGCTCTCACGTACTTACTCTTCCCACGTTTCCTGGATTACAG GTCAGGCAATGGAGATTGGCAGTGCAGCTCTGACTATACTGGTAGAATGCTGGGATGGACACCTGACACCTCCTGAGGTTGCATCCCTGGCTGACAGGGCATCACGGGCACGAGACTCCAATATGGTGAGGGCGGCAGCAGAGCTAGCCCTAAGCTGCCTGCCTCATGCCCATGCACTGAACCCCAATGAGATCCAGCGGGCCCTGGTGCAGTGCAAGGAGCAG GATAACCTGATGTTGGAGAAGGCCTGCATGGCAGTGGAAGAGGCGGCTAAGGGTGGGGGTGTATACCCCGAAGTGTTGTTTGAGGTTGCTCACCAGTGGTTCTGGCTATATGAGCAGACAGCAGGTGGCTCATCCACAGCCCGGGAAGGGGCTACAAGCTGTAGTGCCAGTGGGATCAGGGCAGCTGGGGAGGCTGGGCGGGGGCTGCCTGAGGGCAGGGGGGGCCCAGGGACTGAGCCGGTTACAGTGGCAGCGGCAGCAGTGACAGCAGCAGCCACAGTGGTGCCAGTCATCTCAGTGGGGTCCAGTTTATATCCAGGTCCAGGACTGGGGCATGGTCATTCCCCTGGCCTGCACCCCTACACTGCTCTACAGCCCCACCTGCCCTGCAGCCCTCAATACCTCACCCACCCAGCTCACCCTGCCCACCCAATGCCTCACATGCCCCGGCCTGCCGTCTTCCCTGTGCCCAGCTCTGCATACCCACAG GGTGTGCATCCTGCCTTCTTGGGGGCTCAGTACCCTTACTCAGTGACTCCCCCCTCACTTGCTGCCACTGCTGTGTCTTTCCCCGTCCCTTCTATGGCGCCCATCACAGTACATCCCTACCACACAGAGCCAGGGCTCCCACTGCCCACCAGTGTGGCCT TGAGCAGTGTCCATCCAGCATCCACGTTTCCAGCCATCCAGGGTGCCTCGTTGCCTGCCCTGACTACGCAGCCCAGCCCTCTGGTGAGCGGGGGGTTTCCACCACCCGAGGAGGAGACACACAGTCAGCCTGTCAACCCACACAGCCTACACCACCTGCACGCTGCCTACCGTGTTG GAATGCTGGCACTGGAGATGCTGGGTCGCCGAGCACATAATGATCACCCCAACAACTTCTCCCGCTCCCCCCCCTACACTGATGATGTCAAATGGTTGCTGGGGCTGGCAGCAAAGCTGG gagtGAACTACGTGCACCAGTTCTGTGTGGGGGCAGCCAAGGGGGTGCTGAGCCCGTTTGTGCTGCAGGAGATCGTCATGGAGACGCTGCAGCGGCTGAGCCCTGCTCATGCCCACAACCACCTGCGTGCCCCGGCCTTCCACCAACTGGTGCAGCGCTGCCAGCAGGCATACATGCAG TACATCCACCACCGCCTGATTCACCTGACCCCTGCCGACTACGACGACTTTGTGAACGCAATCCGCAGTGCCCGCAGCGCCTTCTGCCTGACACCCATGGGCATGATGCAGTTCAACGACATCCTGCAGAACCTCAAGCGCAGCAAACAGACCAAGGAGCTGTGGCAGCGGGTCTCACTCGAGATGACCACCTTCTCCCCATGA
- the ZSWIM8 gene encoding zinc finger SWIM domain-containing protein 8 isoform X1 has translation MAQTVRGAQFPHWRRWRRWQWRYQNARLYSCLANGSADEFQRGDQLFRMRAVKDPLQIGFHLSATVVPPQMVPPKGAYNVAVMFDRCRVTSCSCTCGAGAKWCTHVVALCLFRIHNASAVCLRAPVSESLSRLQRDQLQKFAQYLISELPQQILPTAQRLLDELLSSQSTAINTVCGAPDPTAGPSASDQSTWYLDESTLTDNIKKTLHKFCGPSPVVFSDVNSMYLSSTEPPAAAEWACLLRPLRGREPEGVWNLLSIVREMFKRRDSNAAPLLEILTDQCLTYEQITGWWYSVRTSASHSSASGHTGRSNGQSEVAAHACASMCDEMVTLWRLAVLDPALSPQRRRELCAQLRQWQLKVIENVKRGQHKKTLERLFPGFRPAVEACYFNWEEAYPLPGVTYSGTDRKLALCWARALPPRPGASRSGALEESRERPRPLPSEPAVRPKEPGAKRKGLGEGVPSSQRGPRRLSAEGGDKVLHKMGPGGGKAKALGGAGSGGKGSAGGGSKRRLSSEDSSLEPDLAEMSLDDSSLALGAEASTFGGFPESPPPCPPPSGSRGPSTFLPEPPDTYEEDGGVYFSEGPEPPTASAGPHGLLPGEVCTRDDLPSTDESGSGLPKTKEATTAVGEEDDDYQAYYLNAQDGAGGEEEKAEGGAGEEHDLFAGLKPLEQESRMEVLFACAEALHAHGYSSEASRLTVELAQDLLANPPDLKVEPPPAKGKKNKVSTSRQTWVATNTLTKAAFLLTVLSERPEHHNLAFRVGMFALELQRPPASTKALEVKLAYQESEVAALLKKIPLGPNEMSTMRCRAEELREGTLCDYRPVLPLMLASFIFDVLCAPVVSPTGSRPPSRNWNNEMPGDEELGFEAAVAALGMKTTVSEAEHPLLCEGTRREKGDLALALMITYKDDQAKLKKILDKLLDRESQTHKPQTLSSFYSSSRPATASQRSPSKHGGPSAPGTLQPLTSGSAGPTQPGNVAGTGPGPTEGFTEKNVPESSPHSPCEGLPSEAALTPRPEGKVPSRLALGSRGGYNGRGWGSPGRPKKKHTGMASIDSSAPETTSDSSPTLSRRPLRGGWAPTSWGRGQDSDSISSSSSDSLGSSSSSGSRRASASGGARAKTVEVGRYKGRRPESHAPHVPNQPSEAAAHFYFELAKTVLIKAGGNSSTSIFTHPSSSGGHQGPHRNLHLCAFEIGLYALGLHNFVSPNWLSRTYSSHVSWITGQAMEIGSAALTILVECWDGHLTPPEVASLADRASRARDSNMVRAAAELALSCLPHAHALNPNEIQRALVQCKEQDNLMLEKACMAVEEAAKGGGVYPEVLFEVAHQWFWLYEQTAGGSSTAREGATSCSASGIRAAGEAGRGLPEGRGGPGTEPVTVAAAAVTAAATVVPVISVGSSLYPGPGLGHGHSPGLHPYTALQPHLPCSPQYLTHPAHPAHPMPHMPRPAVFPVPSSAYPQGVHPAFLGAQYPYSVTPPSLAATAVSFPVPSMAPITVHPYHTEPGLPLPTSVACELWGQGTVSSVHPASTFPAIQGASLPALTTQPSPLVSGGFPPPEEETHSQPVNPHSLHHLHAAYRVGMLALEMLGRRAHNDHPNNFSRSPPYTDDVKWLLGLAAKLGVNYVHQFCVGAAKGVLSPFVLQEIVMETLQRLSPAHAHNHLRAPAFHQLVQRCQQAYMQYIHHRLIHLTPADYDDFVNAIRSARSAFCLTPMGMMQFNDILQNLKRSKQTKELWQRVSLEMTTFSP, from the exons ATGGCGCAAACAGTCCGCGGGGCCCAATTCCCCCACTGGCGGCGGTGGCGGAGGTGGCAGTGGCGGTACCAGAATGCGAG GCTGTATTCGTGCCTAGCCAATGGCAGTGCGGATGAGTTCCAGCGAGGGGACCAGCTGTTCCGCATGAGGGCTGTGAAAGACCCCCTGCAGATAG GGTTCCACCTGAGTGCTACAGTGGTGCCACCTCAGATGGTCCCCCCCAAAGGGGCCTACAACGTGGCTGTGATGTTTGACCGCTGCCGGGTCACTTCCTGCAGCTGCACCTGTGGGGCTGGGGCCAAATGGTGCACTCACGTCGTGGCACTCTGTCTCTTCCGCATCCACAAC GCTTCTGCAGTCTGCCTGCGTGCCCCGGTCTCAGAGTCCCTATCTCGGCTGCAGAGGGACCAGCTGCAAAAGTTTGCTCAGTACCTCATCAGTGAGCTCCCTCAGCAG ATCCTCCCCACAGCCCAGCGGCTTCTGGATGAACTCCTCTCTTCCCAGTCAACAGCCATCAATACCGTGTGTGGAGCCCCCG ACCCCACAGCAGGGCCGTCTGCCTCTGATCAGAGTACCTGGTATTTGGATGAATCGACACTCACCGACAACATCAAGAAGACTCTGCACAAGTTCTGTGGACCCTCGCCTGTGGTCTTCAG TGACGTGAATTCCATGTACCTGTCTTCCACGGAGCCTCCAGCTGCTGCTGAATGGGCATGTCTGCTGCGCCCTCTGAGGGGCCGCGAGCCAGAGGGGGTCTGGAACCTGCTTAGCATTGTGCGGGAGATGTTTAAACGGAGGGATAGCAATGCTGCCCCCTTGTTGGAAATCCTCACTGACCAGTGCCTCACCTACGAACAG ATAACAGGTTGGTGGTACAGCGTGCGCACCTCCGCCTCCCACAGCAGTGCCAGTGGGCACACGGGTCGTAGCAATGGGCAGTCAGAGGTCGCAGCCCACGCGTGTGCCAGCATGTGCGATGAGATGGTCACACTGTGGAGGCTTGCTGTTCTAGACCCTGCACTCAGCCCTCAGCG CCGCCGGGAACTGTGTGCACAGCTACGCCAGTGGCAGCTGAAGGTGATTGAGAACGTGAAGCGGGGGCAGCACAAAAAGACCCTGGAGCGGCTCTTCCCTGGCTTCCGGCCGGCGGTGGAGGCATGCTACTTCAACTGGGAAGAGGCCTACCCGCTTCCCGGTGTCACCTACAGTGGCACGGACCGGAAGTTGGCACTGTGCTGGGCCCGAGCCCTGCCACCTCGGCCAGGTGCCTCCCGATCTGGGGCCCTGGAGGAATCACGGGAGCGTCCCCGACCTCTTCCTTCTGAGCCAGCTGTGCGGCCCAAGGAGCCTGGGGCCAAGCGCAAGGGATTGGGTGAGGGGGTCCCCTCATCGCAGCGGGGGCCCCGCCGCCTCTCTGCTGAGGGGGGAGATAAGGTTCTGCATAAGATGGGTCCAGGTGGGGGCAAAGCCAAGGCACTGGGTGGGGCTGGCAGTGGGGGCAAGGGCTCAGCAGGCGGTGGGAGCAAGCGACGGCTGAGCAGTGAAGACAGCTCCCTGGAGCCAGATTTGGCCGAGATGAGCCTGGATGACAGCAGCCTGGCCCTGGGTGCAGAGGCCAGCACCTTTGGTGGATTCCCTGAGAGCCCtccaccctgccctcctcccagcgGCTCCCGAGGTCCTTCCACCTTCCTTCCTGAACCCCCAGATACTTACGAAGAAGATGGTGGTGTGTACTTCTCAGAAGGGCCTGAGCCTCCCACAGCCTCTGCTGGCCCCCATGGCCTGTTGCCTGGGGAGGTCTGTACTCGGGACGACCTCCCTTCCACAGATGAGAGTGGCAGTGGGCTCCCCAAAACTAAAGAGGCAACCACCGCAGTCGGAGAGGAGGATGATGACTACCAGGCATATTATCTGAATGCCCAGGATGGGGCTGGGGGCGAGGAGGAGAAGGCCGAGGGCGGGGCCGGGGAGGAGCACGACCTGTTTGCCGGGCTGAAGCCACTGGAGCAGGAGAGCCGCATGGAG GTTTTGTTTGCCTGCGCTGAGGCCCTGCATGCGCACGGCTACAGCAGTGAGGCCTCCCGCCTCACCGTGGAGCTTGCCCAGGACCTGCTAGCCAACCCACCCGACCTCAAGGTAGAGCCGCCCCCTGCCAAG GGCAAGAAGAACAAGGTGTCTACGAGCCGTCAGACCTGGGTGGCCACCAACACCCTGACCAAGGCAGCCTTCCTGTTGACAGTGCTAAGTGAGCGTCCGGAGCACCACAACCTGGCCTTCCGAGTCGGCATGTTTGCCTTGGAGCTGCAGAGGCCCCCGGCTTCTACCAAGGCCTTGGAG GTGAAGCTGGCATACCAGGAGTCTGAGGTGGCTGCCCTGCTCAAGAAGATTCCTCTGGGTCCGAATGAGATGAGTACCATGCGGTGCCGGGCAGAGGAGCTTCGGGAGGGAACGCTCTGTGACTATCGGCCCGTTTTGCCTCTCATGTTGGCCAGTTTCATCTTTGACGTTCTCTGTGCTCCAG TGGTTTCTCCCACGGGCTCCCGGCCTCCGAGTCGTAACTGGAACAACGAGATGCCTGGGGATGAGGAGTTGGGATTTGAAGCAGCAGTTGCTGCCTTAG GTATGAAGACAACAGTGAGTGAGGCAGAGCATCCCCTCCTGTGTGAAGGCACACGTCGGGAGAAGGGTGACCTGGCACTGGCACTAATGATCACTTACAAGGATGACCAAGCCAAGCTCAAAAAG ATCTTAGACAAACTCTTGGACCGAGAGAGCCAGACGCATAAGCCCCAGACACTGAGTTCGTTCTACTCATCTAGCCGCCCAGCCACAGCCAGCCAGAGGTCTCCTTCAAAGCATGGGGGCCCATCTGCCCCAGGGACCTTGCAACCGCTGACCTCGGGTTCTGCTGGGCCTACTCAGCCAGGGAATGTGGCAGGGACTGGGCCAGGCCCCACTGAGGGCTTCACAGAGAAGAATGTGCCTG AAAGTTCCCCACATTCTCCCTGTGAGGGTCTCCCATCTGAGGCAGCTTTGACCCCCAGGCCAGAAGGGAAGGTTCCCAGCCGTCTGGCACTTGGCAGTCGTGGAGGCTACAATGGACGGGGCTGGGGCTCCCCAGGGCGGCCTAAGAAGAAACACACAG GTATGGCCAGCATTGATAGCAGTGCCCCTGAAACCACATCGGATAGCTCTCCCACCTTAAGCCGGAGGCCACTTCGAGGGGGCTGGGCCCCAACCTCCTGGGGCCGAGGACAGGACAGTGACAGCATTAGCAGCTCTTCCTCGGACTCTCTGGGCTCCTCGTCCTCCAGTGGAAGCCGCCGGGCCAGTGCCAGTGGAGGGGCCCGGGCGAAGACCGTTGAAGTTGGCAG GTACAAGGGCCGCCGTCCCGAGAGTCATGCCCCTCATGTACCCAATCAGCCATCAGAGGCAGCTGCACACTTCTACTTCGAGTTGGCGAAGACGGTGCTGATCAAGGCAGGGGGCAACAGCAGCACTTCCATTTTCACACATCCATCTTCCTCAGGGGGCCACCAGGGTCCTCACCGCAACCTGCACCTTTGCGCCTTCGAGATTGGGCTTTATGCCCTTGGCCTGCACAACTTTGTTTCTCCCAACTGGCTCTCACGTACTTACTCTTCCCACGTTTCCTGGATTACAG GTCAGGCAATGGAGATTGGCAGTGCAGCTCTGACTATACTGGTAGAATGCTGGGATGGACACCTGACACCTCCTGAGGTTGCATCCCTGGCTGACAGGGCATCACGGGCACGAGACTCCAATATGGTGAGGGCGGCAGCAGAGCTAGCCCTAAGCTGCCTGCCTCATGCCCATGCACTGAACCCCAATGAGATCCAGCGGGCCCTGGTGCAGTGCAAGGAGCAG GATAACCTGATGTTGGAGAAGGCCTGCATGGCAGTGGAAGAGGCGGCTAAGGGTGGGGGTGTATACCCCGAAGTGTTGTTTGAGGTTGCTCACCAGTGGTTCTGGCTATATGAGCAGACAGCAGGTGGCTCATCCACAGCCCGGGAAGGGGCTACAAGCTGTAGTGCCAGTGGGATCAGGGCAGCTGGGGAGGCTGGGCGGGGGCTGCCTGAGGGCAGGGGGGGCCCAGGGACTGAGCCGGTTACAGTGGCAGCGGCAGCAGTGACAGCAGCAGCCACAGTGGTGCCAGTCATCTCAGTGGGGTCCAGTTTATATCCAGGTCCAGGACTGGGGCATGGTCATTCCCCTGGCCTGCACCCCTACACTGCTCTACAGCCCCACCTGCCCTGCAGCCCTCAATACCTCACCCACCCAGCTCACCCTGCCCACCCAATGCCTCACATGCCCCGGCCTGCCGTCTTCCCTGTGCCCAGCTCTGCATACCCACAG GGTGTGCATCCTGCCTTCTTGGGGGCTCAGTACCCTTACTCAGTGACTCCCCCCTCACTTGCTGCCACTGCTGTGTCTTTCCCCGTCCCTTCTATGGCGCCCATCACAGTACATCCCTACCACACAGAGCCAGGGCTCCCACTGCCCACCAGTGTGGCCTGTGAGTTGTGGGGACAGGGAACAG TGAGCAGTGTCCATCCAGCATCCACGTTTCCAGCCATCCAGGGTGCCTCGTTGCCTGCCCTGACTACGCAGCCCAGCCCTCTGGTGAGCGGGGGGTTTCCACCACCCGAGGAGGAGACACACAGTCAGCCTGTCAACCCACACAGCCTACACCACCTGCACGCTGCCTACCGTGTTG GAATGCTGGCACTGGAGATGCTGGGTCGCCGAGCACATAATGATCACCCCAACAACTTCTCCCGCTCCCCCCCCTACACTGATGATGTCAAATGGTTGCTGGGGCTGGCAGCAAAGCTGG gagtGAACTACGTGCACCAGTTCTGTGTGGGGGCAGCCAAGGGGGTGCTGAGCCCGTTTGTGCTGCAGGAGATCGTCATGGAGACGCTGCAGCGGCTGAGCCCTGCTCATGCCCACAACCACCTGCGTGCCCCGGCCTTCCACCAACTGGTGCAGCGCTGCCAGCAGGCATACATGCAG TACATCCACCACCGCCTGATTCACCTGACCCCTGCCGACTACGACGACTTTGTGAACGCAATCCGCAGTGCCCGCAGCGCCTTCTGCCTGACACCCATGGGCATGATGCAGTTCAACGACATCCTGCAGAACCTCAAGCGCAGCAAACAGACCAAGGAGCTGTGGCAGCGGGTCTCACTCGAGATGACCACCTTCTCCCCATGA